A single Pseudomonas sp. DC1.2 DNA region contains:
- a CDS encoding phage tail protein: MRQQMVLGSFIFGLSRNFAYSSLVRKSDGGWKSIEILTSKPKSSQTGQGLQGLTIAGKSMYAIAMDRLDELRALQALRIPLPLIDGIGRNWGMWQINSVSETQSNIIDDGTAMVVDWTIELMEFANA; encoded by the coding sequence ATGCGTCAGCAAATGGTACTGGGCAGTTTCATTTTCGGCCTGTCCAGAAACTTCGCTTACAGCAGCTTGGTGCGTAAGTCGGACGGTGGCTGGAAGAGCATCGAGATCCTCACCAGCAAACCCAAATCCAGTCAGACCGGGCAAGGATTACAAGGGCTGACGATAGCGGGCAAATCGATGTACGCCATTGCGATGGATCGGCTCGATGAGCTGCGTGCCCTGCAAGCGCTGCGCATTCCGTTGCCGTTGATTGACGGCATCGGACGTAACTGGGGGATGTGGCAAATCAACAGTGTGTCGGAAACCCAAAGCAACATCATTGATGACGGCACCGCGATGGTCGTCGATTGGACAATCGAATTGATGGAGTTTGCCAATGCGTAG